A window of the Streptomyces albireticuli genome harbors these coding sequences:
- a CDS encoding PP2C family protein-serine/threonine phosphatase, whose amino-acid sequence MILTVVIASLAYTTPRSMAFSRLLPAAPALAAAMWPVLPTVLLGTVCLFLMIGLGIVFPDLGTGYTAAGIVAVTVAAAYGSHVRLQREQSLFQVRLVADAAQQVVLSPMPRRFGGIEIESLYLAAAAEARIGGDFYEVADTPYGVRLLIGDVRGKGLPAVGTAAAVVNSFREAAYDEPDLGGIARRLEASSARYSAAFSPEDLTERFSTAVLVEIPHEDGRLRILNCGHPPPLLLGHGELRVLEPTSPSPLLNLADLIGDHYSVDTVDFSPGDLLLLYTDGVTEARDREGGFFPLATWMGGQPPGRPRELLDALHRDLLHYSGGGLDDDIAALSVRLRGPSEPHGEGRPAASREPC is encoded by the coding sequence GTGATCCTCACCGTTGTCATCGCCAGCCTGGCCTACACCACCCCCAGGAGCATGGCCTTCAGCCGGCTGCTGCCCGCGGCGCCCGCCCTCGCCGCCGCCATGTGGCCCGTACTGCCCACCGTCCTGCTCGGGACCGTCTGCCTCTTCCTCATGATCGGCCTCGGCATCGTCTTCCCGGACCTGGGGACGGGGTACACGGCGGCGGGGATCGTCGCGGTGACCGTGGCGGCCGCGTACGGCAGTCACGTACGGCTCCAGCGCGAGCAGTCCCTCTTCCAGGTCCGGCTCGTCGCCGACGCGGCCCAACAGGTGGTCCTGAGTCCGATGCCGCGCCGCTTCGGGGGCATCGAGATCGAGTCGCTGTATCTCGCCGCCGCGGCGGAGGCCCGGATCGGCGGCGACTTCTACGAGGTGGCCGACACCCCGTACGGCGTCCGGCTGCTCATCGGCGACGTACGCGGCAAGGGGCTGCCCGCGGTCGGGACAGCCGCCGCGGTCGTCAATTCCTTCCGGGAGGCGGCCTACGACGAACCCGACCTGGGCGGCATCGCGCGCAGACTGGAGGCCAGCAGCGCCCGGTACAGCGCCGCCTTCTCCCCCGAGGACCTGACGGAACGCTTCTCCACCGCCGTCCTCGTCGAGATCCCGCACGAGGACGGCCGCCTCAGGATCCTCAACTGCGGGCACCCCCCGCCACTGCTCCTCGGCCACGGCGAGCTCCGCGTCCTGGAGCCCACCTCCCCCTCGCCGCTGCTCAACCTCGCCGACCTGATCGGCGACCACTACAGCGTCGACACGGTCGACTTCTCCCCCGGTGACCTGCTGCTCCTCTACACCGACGGCGTCACCGAGGCCCGCGACCGCGAGGGCGGCTTCTTCCCGCTCGCGACCTGGATGGGCGGGCAGCCGCCGGGCCGCCCGCGCGAGCTGCTCGACGCCCTCCACCGCGACCTCCTCCACTACAGCGGGGGCGGTCTCGACGACGACATCGCCGCCCTCTCCGTGCGGCTGCGCGGACCTTCGGAGCCGCACGGAGAGGGGCGGCCCGCCGCGTCGCGGGAGCCTTGCTGA
- a CDS encoding DUF5994 family protein — MADSAAHPEPPRGPQLLPDEIHHAVRPGTALLRLETTRTREGILDGAWWPRSRDIAAELPSLIIALTEHLGPITRVGLDASAWEELPLRLTIGDRVVHIDSFPVGDDTVLITRGDQDHFLLLLVPPQATPDAARAAMAQAVQAGNVTQAEQILIDTGATHED; from the coding sequence ATGGCCGATTCCGCCGCACACCCCGAGCCGCCGCGCGGCCCCCAGCTGCTGCCGGACGAGATCCACCACGCCGTACGACCCGGCACGGCTCTCCTGAGGCTGGAGACCACCCGGACCCGCGAGGGGATCCTGGACGGTGCCTGGTGGCCCCGCTCCCGGGACATCGCCGCCGAGCTGCCCAGCCTGATCATCGCGCTGACGGAGCACCTCGGCCCCATCACGCGCGTGGGCCTGGACGCGAGCGCCTGGGAGGAACTCCCCCTCCGCCTGACCATCGGCGACCGCGTCGTGCACATCGACTCCTTCCCGGTCGGCGACGACACGGTCCTCATCACCCGGGGCGACCAGGACCACTTCCTCCTGCTGCTCGTCCCTCCCCAGGCGACCCCCGACGCCGCCCGCGCGGCGATGGCGCAGGCGGTACAGGCCGGCAACGTCACGCAGGCGGAGCAGATCCTCATCGACACGGGGGCGACACACGAGGACTGA
- a CDS encoding sigma-70 family RNA polymerase sigma factor, which translates to MDAHEQLATRFEEHRPHLRAVAYRMLGSLGEAEDAVQDTWLRACRADTGGVENLGGWLTTVVGRVCLNMLRARENRREDPLEARFSDPAAGDGDDPEREALTADSVGVALLVVLDTLTPAERLSFVLHDMFAVPFDEIAPMIERTPAAARQLASRARRRVKGGTPAPAADLARRREVVAAFLAATRGGDFDALVTLLHPDVVLRADKAVVPTPEPIVVRGGHTVAKGAMAAMGRARFTGLALVDGAVGLAMAPFGRLALVLGFTVVDGLITSIDIVAEPEHLGRLTLAVVED; encoded by the coding sequence GTGGACGCACACGAACAGCTGGCGACGCGCTTCGAGGAGCACCGGCCGCATCTTCGGGCCGTCGCCTACCGCATGCTCGGCTCGCTCGGTGAGGCCGAGGACGCCGTGCAGGACACCTGGCTGCGTGCCTGCCGCGCGGACACCGGCGGCGTGGAGAACCTCGGCGGCTGGCTGACCACCGTCGTGGGGCGCGTCTGTCTGAACATGCTGCGTGCCCGGGAGAACCGGCGCGAGGACCCGCTGGAGGCGCGGTTCTCCGACCCGGCGGCCGGTGACGGGGACGACCCCGAACGCGAGGCGCTGACGGCCGACTCGGTCGGGGTGGCACTGCTGGTGGTGCTCGACACGCTGACCCCGGCCGAGCGGCTCTCCTTCGTGCTGCACGACATGTTCGCGGTGCCCTTCGACGAGATCGCCCCGATGATCGAGCGGACCCCGGCCGCGGCGCGGCAGCTCGCGAGCCGCGCCCGCCGCCGGGTCAAGGGCGGTACCCCGGCGCCCGCGGCGGACCTCGCCCGCCGGCGGGAGGTCGTCGCCGCCTTCCTGGCCGCCACGCGGGGCGGCGACTTCGACGCGCTCGTCACCCTGCTCCACCCGGACGTGGTCCTCCGTGCCGACAAGGCCGTCGTCCCCACGCCCGAGCCGATCGTCGTCCGGGGCGGGCACACGGTGGCGAAGGGCGCGATGGCCGCGATGGGACGGGCCCGGTTCACGGGGCTCGCGCTCGTCGACGGGGCGGTGGGGCTCGCGATGGCGCCGTTCGGGCGGCTGGCGCTGGTCCTGGGCTTCACGGTCGTGGACGGTCTGATCACTTCGATCGACATCGTCGCCGAACCGGAGCACCTCGGCCGGCTCACCCTCGCGGTCGTCGAGGACTGA
- a CDS encoding DEAD/DEAH box helicase, whose translation MATTTTVHDVIKAIRNGVDGSRDRGTRFEELMLQYLSTDPQWTEQFTRVWMWADWPGTEHDKRDTGIDLVAQDRETGGFCAIQCKFYDPSHTLQKEDIDSFFTASGKGGFTRRMIISTTEKWSVHAEAALADQQIPVTRLGMSDIANSPVEWYMPAADEPFELSLQTKKSPRKHQREAIDAVFAGFAENNRGKLIMACGTGKTFTGLKIVERLQKERAAAGEGDHTTVLFLVPSIALLSQTLREWSFETELTLRPFAVCSDVKVGRGQPQSDDQDMATHDLALPATTDPDRLIKQMASVEAGPGLTVVFSTYQSIATIAEAQKKGLGSFDLILCDEAHRTTGVTLAGHDESAFVRVHDNDYLAGDRRLYMTATPRIYNEDTKADAKNADAVLASMDDESTFGPEFHRLGFGQAVEQGLLTDYKVLILTIDEGVVAKTLQQGMAVGSSELGLDDAAKIIGCWNALAKRTGTFADGSGFAEDEAPMKRAVAFARSIADSKSIAERFNEVVDAYDDADDDVLHCEVDHVDGTFNTLKRNRLLDWLKQDPGQNQARLLSNARCLSEGVDVPSLDAVLFLHPRNSVVDVVQSVGRVMRLAPGKNYGYIILPVAVPAGMPPEKALADNQRFKTVWQVLQALRAHDDRFNATVNQIELNKHKPDNKIGIGAIGPNDETVGDQDGSSTADSAQEAKDKEAQTAQHVQDALFSISDWRDAIYARIVDKVGERHYWEDWAKDIAQIAERHVTRIKAALEFPDKQAAFQEFVSELRATINPGVTDDSAIDMLAQHIVTKPVFDALFKDYAFAEHNPVSMAMQRMLDILDDQGLDAEAKTLKGFYESVRVRAEGIDNHEGRQRVIVELYDKFFKTALPKTADALGIVYTPIEVVDFILRATEQALNKHLGRSLSDAGVQIIDPFVGTGTFPVRLLQSGLIKPADLLRKYTSELHANEIVLLAYYIAAVNIEAAFHDLAGGEYQPFEGIVLTDTFQLAEGTAKLDGMEVLEGNSERAKKQQNQDITVVVGNPPYSVGQDSANDDNQNLKYDVLDERIKETYASLSTASSVRTLYDSYIRAIRWASDRITNEGIVAYVSNGGYIDGNTYDGLRKSLASEFDAIYCYNLRGNQRTAGEQSRREGGKIFGSGSRNTVAILILVKGGQKTSEGYTLHYRDIGEYLSRERKLSILAGQSLDSVEWQEITPNESGDWVHQRNEHFSKFQALVDTEKTLQPAAIFESHSLGLGTNRDAWVYNYSEQIVKENVESTIDFYNEQVDEFIKHCKAKGLAHPKAPDAEKFIDRNPLKISWSSSLIPKVARGKKIAFDRAKVTTSTYRPFSRQAVYFDRDLNHRPGKLPQMFPTPDHPNIGFYVNGFHATADFAVLATNLIPCLDVFGKGGYFFPLHTYRELATEGGFDFGDDENAYERVDNITDAALRAYRETYGDSAITKDDVFYYAYGLLHSQEYRDRFAADLKKTLPRIPKVRDFHSFAEAGRKLTDLHVNYEQAEPHAGIVEKVSGDASATPASELYRVTKMKIPKAKGQPDRSTIVYNHRVTLTNIPAEAYRYQLGPRSAIEWIIDRYQVKVDKASEITNDPNDWSDDPRYIIDLLKRIVTVCLETMKIVDALPALDILD comes from the coding sequence GTGGCCACGACCACGACGGTGCACGACGTCATCAAGGCGATCCGTAACGGCGTCGACGGAAGCCGCGACCGCGGTACGCGCTTCGAGGAGCTCATGCTCCAGTACCTCAGCACCGATCCCCAGTGGACCGAACAGTTCACTCGGGTGTGGATGTGGGCCGACTGGCCGGGCACCGAGCACGACAAGCGGGACACGGGCATCGACCTGGTTGCGCAGGACCGGGAAACCGGCGGCTTCTGCGCGATCCAGTGCAAGTTCTACGACCCCAGCCATACGCTCCAGAAGGAGGACATCGACTCCTTCTTCACTGCCTCCGGCAAGGGCGGCTTCACCCGTCGCATGATCATCTCCACGACGGAGAAGTGGAGCGTGCACGCCGAGGCCGCGCTGGCTGATCAGCAGATCCCTGTTACCCGGCTCGGCATGTCCGACATCGCGAACAGCCCGGTCGAGTGGTACATGCCTGCGGCCGACGAGCCCTTCGAGCTGAGCCTCCAGACGAAGAAGAGCCCGCGCAAGCACCAGCGCGAGGCCATCGACGCTGTCTTCGCCGGCTTCGCGGAGAACAACCGCGGCAAGCTGATCATGGCGTGTGGCACGGGCAAGACGTTCACGGGCCTGAAGATCGTCGAGCGGCTCCAGAAGGAGCGAGCGGCGGCTGGGGAAGGCGACCACACCACCGTCCTCTTCTTGGTCCCGTCCATCGCCCTGCTGTCCCAGACGCTGCGCGAGTGGTCCTTCGAGACCGAGCTGACGCTGCGTCCCTTCGCAGTGTGCTCCGACGTCAAGGTCGGCAGGGGACAGCCCCAAAGCGACGACCAGGACATGGCCACCCACGACCTGGCCCTGCCCGCCACCACCGACCCTGACCGCCTGATCAAGCAGATGGCTAGCGTGGAGGCCGGCCCCGGCCTGACGGTCGTGTTCTCCACCTACCAGTCGATCGCCACGATCGCCGAGGCGCAGAAAAAGGGCCTGGGCAGCTTCGACCTCATCCTGTGCGATGAAGCCCACCGGACCACCGGTGTCACACTCGCCGGCCATGACGAGTCCGCTTTCGTCCGCGTCCACGACAACGACTACCTCGCCGGTGACCGCCGCCTCTACATGACGGCCACCCCTCGCATCTACAACGAGGACACCAAGGCCGACGCGAAGAACGCCGACGCGGTCCTGGCCTCGATGGACGACGAGTCGACGTTCGGTCCGGAGTTTCACCGCCTCGGGTTCGGCCAGGCTGTGGAGCAGGGCCTGCTCACTGACTACAAGGTCCTCATCCTCACTATCGACGAGGGCGTCGTCGCCAAGACCCTGCAGCAGGGCATGGCTGTCGGATCGTCCGAGCTTGGCCTCGATGACGCCGCAAAGATCATCGGCTGTTGGAACGCCCTCGCAAAGCGAACCGGCACCTTCGCCGACGGCTCCGGCTTCGCCGAGGACGAGGCCCCCATGAAGCGGGCCGTCGCCTTCGCCCGGTCGATCGCGGACTCCAAGTCCATCGCGGAGCGCTTCAACGAGGTCGTCGACGCGTACGACGATGCCGATGACGACGTGCTGCACTGCGAGGTCGACCACGTCGACGGGACCTTCAACACCCTGAAGCGGAACCGCCTGCTCGACTGGCTGAAGCAGGATCCCGGCCAGAACCAGGCCCGCCTCCTGTCCAACGCGCGCTGCCTCTCCGAGGGCGTCGACGTCCCCAGCCTGGACGCCGTCCTCTTCCTCCACCCCCGCAACTCCGTCGTCGACGTCGTCCAGTCCGTCGGCCGCGTGATGCGTCTGGCCCCCGGCAAGAACTACGGCTACATCATCCTGCCCGTCGCCGTGCCGGCCGGCATGCCGCCGGAGAAGGCCCTCGCCGACAACCAGCGCTTCAAGACTGTCTGGCAGGTCCTCCAGGCCCTGCGCGCCCACGACGACCGCTTCAACGCCACCGTCAACCAGATCGAGCTCAACAAGCACAAGCCCGACAACAAGATCGGCATCGGGGCCATCGGACCCAATGACGAGACCGTCGGTGACCAGGACGGTTCCAGCACCGCGGACAGCGCCCAGGAGGCCAAGGACAAGGAGGCCCAGACCGCCCAGCACGTCCAGGACGCCCTGTTCTCCATCAGCGACTGGCGTGACGCCATCTATGCCCGCATCGTCGACAAGGTCGGCGAGCGCCACTACTGGGAGGACTGGGCCAAGGACATCGCCCAGATTGCCGAACGCCATGTCACCCGCATCAAGGCGGCCCTGGAATTCCCGGACAAGCAGGCAGCCTTCCAGGAGTTCGTCAGCGAACTGCGGGCCACCATAAACCCCGGTGTCACCGACGACAGCGCGATCGACATGCTGGCCCAGCACATCGTCACGAAGCCGGTCTTCGACGCCCTGTTCAAGGACTACGCCTTCGCGGAGCACAACCCGGTCTCTATGGCCATGCAGCGGATGCTTGACATCCTCGACGACCAGGGCCTGGACGCTGAGGCCAAGACCCTGAAGGGCTTCTACGAGTCGGTGCGCGTCCGAGCAGAGGGCATCGACAACCACGAGGGACGCCAGCGCGTCATCGTCGAGCTGTACGACAAGTTCTTCAAGACCGCCCTGCCCAAGACCGCCGACGCTCTCGGCATCGTCTACACCCCGATCGAGGTCGTCGACTTCATCCTCCGTGCCACCGAGCAGGCCCTGAACAAGCACCTGGGGCGCTCTCTTTCCGACGCAGGCGTCCAGATCATCGACCCCTTCGTCGGCACTGGCACCTTTCCTGTCCGTCTCCTCCAGTCCGGCCTGATCAAGCCCGCCGACCTGCTACGCAAGTACACGAGCGAACTCCACGCCAACGAGATCGTGCTCCTCGCGTACTACATCGCGGCCGTCAACATCGAAGCCGCCTTCCACGACCTTGCCGGGGGCGAGTACCAGCCCTTTGAAGGCATCGTCCTCACCGACACCTTCCAGCTCGCTGAAGGTACGGCGAAACTCGACGGAATGGAGGTCCTGGAAGGCAACAGCGAGCGCGCTAAGAAGCAGCAGAACCAGGACATCACCGTGGTGGTTGGCAATCCGCCATATTCCGTAGGCCAGGACAGCGCGAACGACGACAACCAGAATCTTAAGTACGACGTCCTGGACGAGCGCATCAAGGAAACCTACGCCTCGCTCTCCACTGCCAGCTCTGTACGCACCTTGTACGACTCCTACATCCGAGCCATCCGGTGGGCCTCAGACCGAATCACCAACGAGGGTATCGTCGCCTATGTTTCAAATGGCGGCTACATCGATGGGAACACGTACGACGGCCTCCGCAAGTCACTTGCCAGCGAATTCGACGCGATCTATTGCTACAACCTTCGAGGTAACCAGCGCACTGCCGGAGAGCAGTCCCGAAGGGAAGGCGGCAAGATTTTTGGCTCCGGCAGCCGGAACACGGTGGCCATCCTAATCCTCGTCAAGGGGGGTCAGAAGACGAGCGAGGGTTACACCTTGCATTACCGGGATATCGGAGAATACCTTAGCCGCGAACGGAAGCTCAGCATCCTGGCTGGCCAATCCCTGGATTCGGTGGAGTGGCAGGAAATCACACCCAACGAGTCTGGCGACTGGGTCCACCAGCGAAACGAGCACTTCTCTAAGTTCCAGGCCCTCGTAGATACGGAGAAGACGCTCCAGCCCGCCGCAATTTTCGAATCTCACTCCCTGGGCCTCGGCACGAATCGCGATGCATGGGTGTACAACTACTCGGAGCAGATCGTAAAGGAGAATGTCGAGTCCACCATCGACTTCTATAACGAACAGGTTGATGAGTTCATTAAGCACTGCAAGGCTAAAGGGTTGGCCCACCCCAAGGCTCCCGATGCAGAAAAATTCATCGACCGCAACCCCTTGAAGATTAGCTGGTCATCCAGCCTTATCCCCAAGGTAGCTCGCGGGAAAAAGATCGCCTTCGACAGGGCTAAAGTGACCACCAGCACGTATCGGCCTTTCAGCCGGCAGGCCGTCTACTTCGATCGCGATCTCAACCACCGCCCCGGCAAGCTGCCGCAGATGTTCCCGACGCCAGACCATCCGAACATCGGCTTCTATGTTAATGGTTTTCACGCGACAGCCGATTTCGCGGTCCTGGCTACCAACCTAATCCCCTGCCTGGACGTGTTCGGCAAGGGCGGCTACTTCTTCCCCCTCCACACCTACCGCGAGCTGGCCACCGAAGGTGGGTTTGACTTCGGTGACGACGAGAACGCCTACGAGCGGGTCGATAACATCACTGATGCGGCGCTCCGGGCATACCGTGAGACCTACGGCGATAGCGCCATCACCAAGGATGACGTTTTCTACTACGCCTACGGCCTGCTCCACTCCCAGGAGTACCGAGACCGTTTCGCCGCTGACCTGAAGAAGACCCTTCCCCGCATCCCCAAGGTGCGCGACTTCCACAGCTTCGCCGAGGCCGGACGCAAGCTCACCGACCTGCACGTCAACTACGAGCAGGCAGAGCCGCACGCAGGCATCGTTGAGAAGGTCTCTGGCGACGCGTCTGCCACGCCCGCGAGTGAGCTGTACCGAGTCACCAAGATGAAGATCCCGAAGGCGAAGGGGCAGCCCGACCGCTCGACGATCGTCTACAACCACCGGGTGACCCTCACCAACATCCCGGCGGAGGCGTACCGCTACCAGCTCGGTCCTCGTTCCGCGATCGAGTGGATCATCGACCGCTACCAGGTCAAGGTCGACAAGGCGTCGGAGATCACAAACGACCCGAACGACTGGTCCGACGACCCGCGGTACATCATCGACCTCCTCAAGCGGATCGTGACCGTCTGCCTGGAGACGATGAAGATCGTGGATGCGCTGCCGGCCCTCGACATCCTCGACTAG
- a CDS encoding TetR/AcrR family transcriptional regulator C-terminal domain-containing protein, protein MRGLGQRLNSAATAVYWHVKNKDNLVTLAGDRVWGEVGLPDLDAVDWRTAATAMATDLYAMFARHPWLVQAFATHLFHGEGKARHDDHNLAVYEKAGFTGPQADRAAGAVFTYVLGNASGAAAMVSLTRRIEREGGDAEEAFGATMKEAAEVASRFPRLRARIGAAASTDPAASLDPGAYAEAPADTFAFGLQALLDGLEARLRGADTGRTVASSPHPR, encoded by the coding sequence ATGCGCGGCCTCGGCCAGCGCCTGAACTCGGCCGCCACCGCCGTCTACTGGCACGTCAAGAACAAGGACAACCTCGTCACGCTCGCCGGCGACCGGGTCTGGGGCGAGGTGGGGCTGCCCGACCTCGACGCCGTCGACTGGCGCACCGCGGCGACCGCCATGGCCACCGACCTCTACGCGATGTTCGCCCGGCACCCCTGGCTCGTGCAGGCCTTCGCGACCCACCTCTTCCACGGCGAGGGCAAGGCGCGCCACGACGACCACAACCTCGCGGTCTACGAGAAGGCCGGCTTCACCGGCCCGCAGGCCGACCGGGCCGCGGGCGCCGTCTTCACGTACGTCCTCGGCAACGCCTCGGGCGCGGCCGCCATGGTGTCGCTGACCCGGAGGATCGAGCGGGAGGGCGGTGACGCGGAGGAGGCGTTCGGCGCCACGATGAAGGAGGCCGCCGAGGTCGCGTCCCGTTTCCCGCGCCTACGGGCCCGTATCGGGGCGGCGGCCTCGACGGATCCCGCCGCCTCCCTGGACCCCGGCGCCTACGCCGAGGCCCCGGCCGACACCTTCGCCTTCGGCCTCCAGGCCCTCCTCGACGGCCTGGAGGCGCGCCTGCGCGGCGCGGACACGGGACGAACGGTGGCGTCGTCACCTCACCCGCGCTGA
- a CDS encoding dihydrofolate reductase family protein encodes MRKLTYFVGATLDGYIAAPDGGFDFFTPHVTPDFLPFLSTDFADALPTPGRAALGVADAPNTRFDTVLMGRGTYAPGLAAGLTSPYAHLRQIVFSRSLTTSPDPAVEVTDEDPVALVRALKREEGLRIWLCGGAELAGRLLPEIDELVVKQYPVVAGSGVPLFRADFSPRTFRLADSRVFEGGNVVLTYARTPE; translated from the coding sequence ATGCGCAAGCTCACTTACTTCGTCGGTGCCACCCTCGACGGTTACATCGCCGCTCCCGACGGCGGCTTCGACTTCTTCACCCCGCACGTCACCCCGGACTTCCTGCCCTTCCTGAGCACCGACTTCGCGGACGCCCTCCCCACCCCGGGCCGCGCGGCGCTCGGCGTCGCGGACGCGCCCAACACGCGCTTCGACACGGTCCTGATGGGCCGCGGCACGTACGCCCCGGGCCTGGCCGCTGGCCTCACCAGCCCGTACGCCCACCTGCGGCAGATCGTCTTCTCCCGCTCGCTCACCACGAGCCCGGACCCGGCCGTCGAGGTCACGGACGAGGACCCGGTCGCCCTGGTGCGCGCGCTCAAGCGGGAGGAGGGCCTCAGGATCTGGCTCTGCGGCGGCGCCGAGCTGGCAGGCAGGCTCCTGCCCGAGATCGACGAGCTGGTCGTCAAGCAGTACCCGGTCGTGGCCGGCAGCGGCGTTCCGCTCTTCCGCGCCGACTTCTCGCCGCGCACGTTCCGGCTGGCGGACAGCCGCGTGTTCGAGGGCGGAAACGTCGTCCTGACCTACGCGAGGACGCCGGAGTAG
- a CDS encoding VOC family protein, with the protein MPGVTLNVTTSTLSLTVADVDASREFFRTHLGYEVAMAADGFASLTRGDAAADVVLLRRGTEVLPPEQRDRQATGLILALTVTGIEAEERRLREAGAPITMPLREEPWGERLFQLTDPNGVVVQFVEWAAQEEPTENDEATVTVLTPTAEDVTESPNARMTGLAAPSRGSAELSTWTVAMEAGRTGPEHAVSREQIWTVTAGTLEVTCAGRTEQVSAGQTCVLPPDTLRRIHAPRAAEAHVAMRADGVASVPGTEGTRALPWAC; encoded by the coding sequence CTGCCAGGAGTCACCCTGAACGTCACCACCTCCACCCTGTCCCTCACCGTCGCCGACGTGGACGCCTCGCGTGAGTTCTTCCGCACCCACCTCGGCTACGAGGTCGCCATGGCCGCCGACGGCTTCGCGTCCCTGACCCGCGGTGACGCCGCCGCCGACGTCGTACTGCTCCGGCGCGGCACCGAGGTCCTCCCGCCCGAGCAGCGCGACCGGCAGGCCACGGGCCTGATCCTCGCGCTCACCGTCACCGGCATCGAGGCCGAGGAACGGCGCCTGCGCGAGGCCGGTGCCCCGATCACCATGCCGCTGCGCGAGGAACCCTGGGGCGAGCGGCTGTTCCAGCTGACCGATCCGAACGGCGTCGTCGTCCAGTTCGTCGAATGGGCCGCGCAGGAGGAGCCCACGGAGAACGACGAGGCGACCGTGACCGTGCTCACCCCCACCGCCGAGGACGTCACCGAGTCCCCGAACGCCCGCATGACCGGTCTGGCCGCCCCCAGCCGGGGCAGCGCGGAACTCAGCACCTGGACCGTCGCGATGGAAGCGGGCCGCACCGGCCCCGAGCACGCCGTCAGCCGCGAACAGATCTGGACGGTGACCGCCGGCACCCTCGAGGTCACCTGCGCCGGCCGCACCGAACAGGTCTCGGCCGGACAGACCTGCGTCCTCCCACCGGACACGCTCCGCCGGATCCACGCCCCGCGGGCGGCCGAGGCACACGTAGCCATGCGCGCGGACGGCGTCGCCTCCGTACCCGGCACGGAGGGCACCCGCGCCCTGCCTTGGGCCTGCTGA